A DNA window from Pseudoalteromonas spongiae UST010723-006 contains the following coding sequences:
- a CDS encoding DUF885 domain-containing protein, which translates to MKKTALSLALVAALGLSACQTTNSTTDAPASQQQSQAAAFEAFSAKFIEDFWRHRPEWSQYAGYGKYDHILTVPDAQSRVNDINFANTQLAKLAQFDLNKLPANLKTDYHLIENLLKKSIWTVNTFKSWQWNPSNYNVAGGFAQIINSRFDDDNTKITKVLKRLENVPAYYAAAIANIDTPTLEYTQLAISQNKGAFSVLNKDLFNKAKTSNLSDADKQLFETRFKAATAAINEYIEFLTKLEQELVANNNARSFRIGEALYEQKFAFDIQSGYSAKEVYQKALSDKDRVTAEMLKITEQLWPKYFANTEMPSEPQKAISTLINHLAVKHVKRENFVEEIKKQIPELEAFIKEKDLITLDPEKPLVVRETPDYMRGFAGASISAPGPYAKKENTYYNVTPLDNMSEEQAESYLKEYNHWILQILNIHEAIPGHYTQLVYSNESPSLIKSIFGNGAMIEGWAVYTERMMLEEGYGNFEPEMWLMYYKWNLRVICNTILDYQIQVEGISKEQGLDLLMNGAFQERAEAEGKWRRATLSQVQLTSYYTGYREIYDFREAQKAKLGDDFNLKAFHEQFLSYGSSPVKYIRELMDK; encoded by the coding sequence ATGAAAAAAACAGCCTTAAGTTTAGCGCTGGTTGCAGCACTTGGCCTTAGTGCATGCCAAACAACCAATTCAACAACTGACGCACCTGCAAGCCAACAGCAATCTCAAGCTGCTGCATTTGAAGCGTTTTCAGCAAAATTTATTGAAGACTTTTGGCGTCACCGTCCTGAGTGGTCGCAATACGCAGGTTACGGCAAATACGACCATATTTTAACGGTTCCCGACGCACAAAGCCGCGTTAACGATATTAACTTTGCCAATACACAACTCGCTAAATTGGCCCAGTTTGACCTTAATAAATTACCTGCCAATTTAAAAACCGATTATCACTTAATCGAAAATCTATTAAAGAAATCAATTTGGACGGTAAACACGTTTAAATCGTGGCAATGGAATCCATCAAATTATAATGTTGCAGGTGGGTTTGCACAAATCATTAATAGCCGCTTTGATGATGACAACACAAAAATCACGAAAGTATTAAAACGTCTTGAAAATGTACCTGCCTACTATGCAGCAGCCATTGCCAATATTGATACGCCAACACTTGAGTACACACAGTTGGCAATTAGCCAAAATAAAGGAGCTTTTAGCGTATTAAATAAAGATTTATTTAATAAAGCTAAAACCTCAAATCTATCGGACGCTGATAAGCAATTATTTGAAACCCGCTTTAAAGCAGCAACAGCTGCGATTAATGAATACATTGAATTCTTAACTAAGCTGGAACAAGAGCTGGTCGCAAACAATAACGCACGTTCATTTAGAATTGGCGAAGCGCTTTACGAGCAAAAATTCGCATTTGATATTCAGTCGGGTTACAGCGCAAAAGAGGTTTATCAAAAAGCGTTGTCAGATAAAGACCGTGTTACCGCTGAAATGTTAAAAATCACCGAGCAACTTTGGCCTAAATATTTTGCCAATACAGAGATGCCAAGTGAACCTCAAAAAGCAATTTCAACACTGATTAATCACCTTGCGGTTAAGCACGTAAAACGCGAAAACTTTGTTGAAGAAATTAAAAAGCAAATTCCTGAGCTTGAAGCCTTTATTAAAGAAAAAGATCTCATTACTCTTGATCCTGAAAAGCCGCTAGTGGTGCGCGAAACGCCAGATTATATGCGCGGTTTTGCCGGTGCATCGATTAGTGCTCCCGGTCCATATGCGAAAAAAGAAAACACCTACTACAACGTTACGCCACTCGATAATATGAGCGAGGAACAAGCCGAATCGTATTTGAAAGAGTACAACCACTGGATTTTACAAATTTTAAATATTCATGAGGCAATTCCGGGCCATTACACTCAATTAGTTTATTCAAATGAGTCACCGTCTCTAATTAAGAGTATTTTCGGAAACGGCGCAATGATCGAAGGTTGGGCGGTGTACACAGAGCGCATGATGCTAGAAGAAGGTTACGGTAATTTTGAGCCAGAAATGTGGTTAATGTACTACAAATGGAATTTACGCGTAATTTGTAACACGATTTTGGATTATCAAATCCAAGTGGAAGGCATCAGTAAAGAACAAGGCTTAGATCTACTTATGAATGGTGCTTTCCAAGAACGCGCTGAGGCAGAAGGCAAATGGCGCCGCGCGACGCTGAGCCAAGTTCAGCTAACAAGCTACTACACTGGCTACCGTGAAATTTACGATTTCCGCGAAGCGCAAAAAGCGAAACTGGGTGACGATTTTAACTTAAAAGCATTCCACGAACAGTTTTTAAGTTACGGTAGTTCGCCGGTAAAATACATTCGTGAATTAATGGATAAGTAA
- a CDS encoding D-2-hydroxyacid dehydrogenase, with translation MKIAILDYATIENGDLSPLNALTQNIALFDNTTPAQVIERCQGMDVIITNKVVIDQTALSQLSTVKLICIAATGTNNVDLVAAKQHGIAVTNVAGYSTASVVQHTFALLFNLLGNTHQYIADCHNNQWQHASHFCFLDHSIDEVAGLKMALIGYGDLGRAVAKAAIAFGIETLISERKNSPVRDGRVAFDDAIANADIISVHCPLNQETENLISTREFKLMKSSAVLINTARGGIVDESALAHALLTNQIKAAAIDVLSKEPAQDSNPLIQYQRSNLLLTPHIAWASKQSISRLIKQIALNISAFENGETRNRV, from the coding sequence ATGAAAATTGCTATTCTCGACTACGCAACAATTGAAAATGGTGACTTATCACCGCTAAATGCGCTTACACAAAACATCGCATTATTTGACAATACCACGCCTGCCCAAGTGATTGAACGTTGCCAAGGTATGGACGTGATAATTACCAATAAAGTAGTGATAGACCAAACAGCATTATCTCAACTAAGCACGGTAAAGCTAATTTGCATTGCCGCCACAGGCACCAATAATGTTGATTTAGTGGCGGCAAAACAGCATGGCATTGCGGTTACCAATGTTGCAGGCTATTCCACCGCAAGCGTGGTGCAGCACACGTTCGCTTTATTATTTAACTTACTAGGTAATACCCATCAATACATTGCTGATTGTCATAACAATCAATGGCAACACGCGAGCCATTTTTGCTTTTTAGACCACTCAATAGACGAAGTAGCGGGTTTGAAAATGGCATTAATCGGGTATGGCGATTTAGGACGCGCAGTAGCAAAAGCCGCGATAGCATTTGGCATTGAAACTTTGATTAGTGAGCGTAAAAACAGCCCTGTACGTGACGGTCGAGTTGCATTTGATGACGCGATAGCAAACGCCGATATCATTTCGGTTCACTGCCCCCTTAACCAAGAAACTGAAAATTTAATTAGTACGCGCGAATTTAAACTAATGAAATCTAGCGCGGTACTAATTAATACTGCACGCGGTGGCATTGTTGATGAAAGCGCACTTGCACACGCGCTGCTAACCAACCAAATTAAAGCAGCGGCAATTGATGTTTTAAGCAAGGAACCCGCACAAGATAGCAACCCGCTCATTCAGTATCAAAGGAGCAACTTATTGCTCACACCACATATTGCATGGGCCAGCAAGCAGTCAATCTCGCGCTTAATTAAGCAAATAGCGCTAAATATCAGTGCCTTTGAAAATGGCGAAACACGTAACCGTGTATAG